One Terriglobales bacterium DNA segment encodes these proteins:
- the era gene encoding GTPase Era: MRSGFVTIIGRPNAGKSTLLNALVGEKLAIVTHKPQTTRNRVQGILNLPPKKGRPAAQVILIDTPGVHRPDTRLNEKMMQEVREALEGCDLVLLITDATQKFGAGERFVVDLAKKSDTPCMLLLNKIDLIDKQKLLPLIDHWRGLHDFREIIPISALKKDGLELLLDRVVQALPEGPEYFPKNQVTDQPERFLVAEVIREQVLLDTEQEIPYATTVVIERWEETPRLLRIWALIYCEREGQKAILIGKGGQMLKKIGTAARREIEKMLGRKVFLELFVKVRPGWRDSREFVEGLDWRRQLEDLVPHGKS; encoded by the coding sequence ATGCGCTCCGGCTTCGTCACCATCATCGGCCGTCCAAACGCGGGAAAATCCACATTGCTGAATGCGCTGGTGGGAGAGAAGCTGGCTATCGTCACCCATAAGCCCCAGACCACGCGCAACCGCGTGCAGGGCATTCTCAACCTGCCGCCGAAGAAAGGCCGCCCGGCCGCGCAGGTCATTCTGATCGATACGCCCGGGGTTCATCGTCCCGACACGCGGCTGAATGAAAAAATGATGCAGGAGGTTCGCGAGGCACTCGAGGGCTGCGACCTGGTGCTGCTCATTACCGACGCAACCCAGAAGTTCGGTGCCGGCGAGCGCTTTGTTGTCGATCTGGCGAAAAAATCCGATACCCCATGCATGCTGCTGCTCAACAAAATCGATCTCATCGACAAACAAAAACTCCTGCCGTTGATCGACCATTGGCGTGGCCTCCACGACTTCCGCGAAATCATCCCCATATCGGCGCTCAAGAAAGATGGATTGGAGCTGCTGCTGGATAGAGTGGTCCAGGCACTGCCGGAAGGGCCGGAGTATTTCCCCAAGAATCAGGTGACCGATCAGCCGGAGCGCTTTCTGGTAGCGGAAGTGATCCGCGAGCAGGTACTGCTGGACACCGAACAGGAGATTCCTTACGCCACGACGGTGGTGATCGAGCGCTGGGAAGAAACGCCTCGGCTGCTGAGAATTTGGGCGTTGATCTACTGCGAGCGCGAAGGGCAGAAGGCGATCCTGATCGGCAAGGGGGGGCAGATGCTGAAGAAAATTGGGACTGCTGCCCGGCGGGAAATCGAAAAGATGCTTGGGCGGAAGGTGTTTCTGGAATTGTTCGTCAAGGTGCGACCGGGCTGGCGCGATTCGCGGGAGTTCGTCGAAGGGCTTGATTGGAGGCGGCAGTTGGAGGATTTGGTGCCGCATGGGAAGAGCTGA
- a CDS encoding alpha/beta hydrolase-fold protein, which translates to MPVVYLLHGGGGGFRDWTNYSDAARFAELGLILVMPEGDSSYYTNSAEHPQDRYEDYIVRDLIADFESKLPAAIRRESRAIAGVSMGGFGAIKLALHHPDLFSFAGGLSSALDVPSRPFSIKRPLQWSQHRSIFGAWGSQRRRDNDPFVLARSADPDGTPYLFLSCGEQEGLLATNRQFAALLAKRHFAFEFHAGPGGHDWNQWNQRLPSLFQSLLAHMSR; encoded by the coding sequence CTGCCGGTTGTCTATTTGCTCCATGGAGGGGGAGGAGGTTTTCGTGATTGGACGAACTATTCCGATGCGGCACGTTTCGCCGAGCTTGGGCTGATTCTGGTCATGCCGGAAGGTGACTCCTCCTACTACACGAATTCGGCCGAACATCCGCAGGACCGCTATGAGGACTACATCGTGCGGGATCTCATTGCGGACTTCGAGAGCAAGCTTCCAGCAGCTATACGACGCGAGAGCCGCGCGATTGCCGGAGTTTCCATGGGAGGTTTCGGCGCGATCAAGCTGGCCTTACATCATCCCGATCTGTTCTCGTTCGCGGGTGGGCTCAGTTCTGCACTCGATGTCCCCAGCCGTCCATTCTCAATCAAGCGGCCTCTTCAATGGAGCCAGCACAGATCAATTTTCGGAGCATGGGGAAGCCAGAGACGCCGTGACAATGATCCCTTTGTGCTCGCGCGCTCGGCGGATCCCGATGGAACGCCTTATCTCTTCCTCTCTTGTGGTGAACAGGAAGGCCTGCTGGCGACGAATCGCCAATTCGCAGCTTTACTTGCGAAACGCCATTTTGCGTTCGAGTTCCATGCTGGCCCGGGGGGCCATGACTGGAACCAATGGAATCAGAGGTTACCCAGTCTTTTCCAGAGTCTGTTGGCGCACATGTCTCGGTAG
- a CDS encoding sigma-54 dependent transcriptional regulator, with protein MPDILIVDDEPAILDTLKGILEEEGYRPELASTGEACLQALTRRPFDVVLLDIWLPGIDGMEALEQIRAMEDPPEVIMISGHGTIETAVRATKLGAFDFLEKPLSLEKTLIVLKNALDSRRLRSENRDLKRQLPKSVIVGDSIPMKALRQQIALMAPTNGRVLIYGESGTGKELAARAIHSESLRREAMFVEVNCAAIPEDLIESELFGHRKGSFAGATADKTGKFHKADGGTLFLDEVGDMSLKTQSKVLRTLDEQRFTPVGGEEPITVDARVIAATNHDLDEEISRGNFREDLFYRLNVIPFYVPPLRERKEDIPQLARYFLKDFSAAYSRHPKEITEDAIETLMRYSWPGNVRELRNVIERIVIMNPSATRLERKHLPPLVHRDGGRRTVGEFSTLQQARSAYERDYILKKLDENHGNVSRTAEVLGLERSHLYRKMKALQIAVKE; from the coding sequence ATGCCTGACATCCTCATCGTCGACGATGAACCCGCCATCCTGGATACCCTGAAAGGCATTCTGGAGGAAGAGGGATATCGGCCGGAGCTGGCCTCTACAGGAGAGGCTTGTCTCCAGGCGCTGACCCGGCGTCCGTTTGACGTTGTGCTGCTCGACATCTGGCTTCCGGGAATCGACGGGATGGAGGCGCTGGAACAGATCCGGGCAATGGAAGACCCTCCGGAAGTGATCATGATCTCCGGACACGGCACGATCGAAACCGCTGTCCGCGCCACCAAGCTCGGCGCCTTTGACTTCCTGGAAAAACCACTGTCGCTGGAAAAGACTCTGATCGTGCTGAAGAACGCTCTCGACTCCCGCCGCCTGCGCAGCGAGAACCGCGATCTGAAGCGCCAATTGCCCAAGAGTGTCATCGTCGGCGACAGCATTCCCATGAAGGCATTGCGCCAACAGATCGCCTTGATGGCGCCCACCAACGGCCGGGTATTGATCTACGGCGAATCGGGCACCGGCAAGGAACTGGCGGCGCGCGCCATCCATTCCGAGAGCCTGCGTCGCGAAGCCATGTTCGTGGAGGTGAACTGCGCGGCCATTCCCGAAGATCTGATCGAGAGCGAGCTCTTTGGACATCGCAAGGGATCATTCGCCGGCGCCACCGCCGACAAGACGGGGAAATTTCATAAGGCCGACGGCGGCACTCTGTTTCTGGATGAAGTCGGCGATATGAGTCTGAAGACGCAATCCAAGGTGCTGCGGACACTCGACGAACAGCGCTTCACCCCGGTGGGTGGCGAGGAACCGATCACCGTAGACGCACGCGTGATCGCAGCCACCAATCATGACCTGGATGAAGAAATCTCGCGCGGCAACTTCCGCGAAGATCTGTTTTACCGCCTCAACGTAATTCCCTTCTACGTGCCGCCTCTGCGCGAGCGCAAGGAAGACATCCCCCAGCTGGCGCGCTACTTCCTCAAAGATTTTTCCGCTGCCTACAGCCGCCACCCGAAAGAGATCACCGAGGACGCCATCGAAACTCTGATGCGTTACTCCTGGCCCGGCAATGTCCGCGAATTACGCAACGTGATCGAGCGCATCGTAATCATGAATCCCTCGGCCACACGCCTGGAGCGCAAGCACCTGCCTCCGCTGGTGCACCGCGATGGCGGACGGCGCACGGTGGGTGAGTTCTCGACGCTCCAGCAGGCCCGTTCCGCCTATGAACGCGACTACATCCTGAAAAAGCTGGACGAGAATCACGGCAACGTCAGCCGCACTGCCGAGGTCCTGGGCCTCGAGCGCAGCCATCTCTATCGCAAAATGAAAGCTCTGCAGATCGCGGTGAAGGAGTAG
- a CDS encoding ATP-binding protein: MSPESPIRSPGPRRRRAAIYLGIGVILLLTILFAEQAFNLRFVQPNTSGETLIFAALSALVFLLFIALSFVLVRTLLKLYAERRVGTLGSKFRTKMVLGALVLSLGPVIFLFMFAYGLMNRSIEKWFSTPVEEVRNDTATLGNLLSDYAQQNAQGEADSIAMAESTHRAFEAGNFGQLLDVLRRRQSSLQGGFALAMLDGELEASFAAPANWPALKEKLGIQGNRLPATAGRLQLNGLEYILASSRVGDHGLILVAMPLPPNFTSAMQQIENSQRRYLELSRERKIVRRTYMLLLLLLTVLVLFAATWFALFLSKFVVRPVAALAEATQEIAKGNLDYRVDVPAADELGRLVASFNQMAADLASSRRQLEASSIELAEANVELEQRRQHIETVLENIPTGVLSLDAGLRVTRANPALIRMFRPERAGNGNTLLQGAHLRDLFPQEVLDDLAHMIRKADRMGTATSQLELTVDHQPLNLAATVASLKHGMQRLGYIIVLEDLSDLLKAQKQAAWREVARRVAHEIKNPLTPIALSAQRIKRHLDRGGHPDDASLAVIHGCAETIAGAVETVRSLVDEFATLARFPASAPRPADINEIVQGALNMFDGRLEGIRVRKELAPDLPKVMADPESMKRAIANLVDNAAEAMQDSLVKEVEISTMALNGSDLVEVVVADTGQGVTQEVKERLFLPYFTTRKRGSGLGLAIVSRIIEDHHGSIRVEENQPTGARFIVELPVASEAAIETPTHA; encoded by the coding sequence TTGTCGCCAGAATCCCCAATTCGCTCACCAGGCCCAAGGCGCAGACGTGCAGCCATCTACCTGGGGATTGGTGTCATCCTTCTACTAACCATCCTTTTTGCTGAGCAGGCATTCAATCTCCGCTTTGTCCAGCCGAATACTTCCGGCGAAACCCTGATCTTCGCCGCCCTTTCGGCATTGGTCTTCCTGTTATTCATCGCCCTTAGCTTCGTGCTCGTACGCACGCTTCTGAAGCTCTACGCGGAAAGGCGAGTGGGCACGCTGGGGTCAAAGTTCCGCACCAAGATGGTCCTGGGCGCCCTGGTGCTATCGCTGGGACCAGTGATTTTCCTCTTCATGTTCGCCTACGGACTGATGAACCGTTCGATTGAAAAGTGGTTTTCCACCCCAGTCGAGGAAGTACGAAACGACACGGCCACGTTGGGAAATCTGTTGTCGGACTATGCCCAGCAGAATGCCCAGGGGGAAGCAGACTCCATCGCCATGGCCGAGTCTACCCACAGGGCATTTGAAGCAGGCAATTTCGGCCAACTGCTGGATGTGCTGCGTCGGCGACAAAGTTCCTTGCAGGGCGGCTTTGCCCTGGCCATGCTCGACGGTGAACTTGAGGCCAGCTTTGCCGCGCCGGCCAACTGGCCCGCCCTGAAGGAGAAACTGGGAATTCAGGGAAACCGCCTGCCGGCAACTGCTGGGCGCCTTCAGCTCAATGGGCTGGAGTACATCTTGGCCAGCTCCCGGGTAGGCGATCACGGTCTGATCCTGGTCGCTATGCCATTGCCCCCTAACTTCACATCGGCCATGCAGCAAATCGAGAACAGTCAGCGCCGGTATCTCGAGCTTTCGCGCGAGCGCAAAATCGTGCGCCGTACGTACATGCTGCTGCTGCTCCTGCTGACAGTCCTGGTCCTGTTCGCCGCTACCTGGTTCGCCTTGTTTCTTTCAAAGTTCGTGGTCAGGCCGGTAGCGGCGCTGGCAGAAGCCACCCAGGAGATCGCCAAAGGCAACCTCGACTATCGCGTCGACGTGCCCGCAGCAGATGAGTTGGGCCGGTTGGTAGCCTCGTTCAACCAGATGGCCGCCGATCTCGCCAGCAGCCGCCGGCAACTGGAAGCCTCCAGTATCGAACTGGCGGAAGCCAACGTGGAATTAGAGCAACGACGGCAGCACATTGAAACCGTGCTCGAGAACATTCCCACCGGCGTGCTCTCCTTGGATGCCGGATTGCGTGTCACTCGCGCCAATCCTGCTCTGATCCGCATGTTTCGTCCGGAGCGCGCCGGCAATGGGAACACCCTGTTGCAGGGCGCACACCTGCGTGACTTGTTTCCTCAGGAAGTACTCGATGATCTGGCACACATGATCCGCAAGGCGGATCGTATGGGAACGGCCACCAGCCAGCTTGAACTGACCGTCGATCATCAACCGCTGAACCTCGCCGCGACTGTGGCCTCCCTGAAGCACGGCATGCAGCGATTGGGTTACATCATCGTGCTCGAGGATCTTTCCGATCTGCTCAAGGCGCAGAAGCAGGCCGCCTGGCGGGAAGTGGCGCGCCGGGTTGCACACGAGATCAAGAATCCCCTCACCCCGATCGCGCTTTCCGCCCAGCGCATTAAACGCCACCTGGATCGTGGCGGCCATCCCGATGACGCTTCGCTGGCCGTTATTCATGGCTGCGCTGAAACCATTGCCGGTGCGGTGGAGACTGTGCGTTCGCTGGTGGATGAATTCGCTACCCTGGCGCGTTTCCCCGCTTCTGCTCCGCGTCCCGCAGACATCAATGAAATCGTGCAGGGCGCGCTCAACATGTTCGATGGCCGGCTGGAAGGCATCCGCGTGCGCAAAGAGCTCGCCCCGGACTTGCCCAAGGTGATGGCAGACCCGGAATCGATGAAGCGAGCCATTGCCAACCTGGTGGATAACGCCGCGGAAGCAATGCAGGACTCACTGGTCAAAGAGGTCGAGATCTCCACCATGGCTCTCAACGGCAGCGACCTGGTCGAAGTGGTGGTTGCCGATACCGGTCAGGGCGTCACCCAGGAGGTCAAGGAACGCCTCTTCCTCCCCTATTTCACTACCAGGAAGCGCGGGTCTGGGCTGGGACTGGCCATCGTCAGCCGCATCATTGAGGACCATCATGGTTCCATCCGCGTGGAAGAGAACCAACCAACGGGAGCACGGTTTATAGTGGAGCTGCCAGTAGCCAGCGAGGCAGCTATCGAAACCCCGACTCATGCCTGA
- the pilB gene encoding type IV-A pilus assembly ATPase PilB, with amino-acid sequence MSQRLGDLLVKEKVITAEQLQQALKVQKDTGGRLGSVLVKLGFLSDEDVTNFLSRQYGVPAINLNYFEIDPAVVKLVPQDTAKRYQILPLSRVGASLTIAMVDPTNVFAMDDIKFMTGFNIEPVVASESSIMEGIDKAYGAPPAQEEDLETVMASMSDVAESDVELQAEEQEVGLSELEKAAEEAPIVKLVNLILTDAVKRGASDIHIEPYEKEYRVRFRIDGILQTIMNPPLKLKDAITSRIKIMSKLDISEKRLPQDGRIMLKVNLGGRKKQLDYRVSTLPTLFGEKIVLRLLDKENLRLDMTKLGFEPESLGKFETAILKPYGMVLVTGPTGSGKTNTLYSSISRLNTPDTNIMTAEDPVEFQLAGVNQVQMKESIGLNFAAALRSFLRQDPNIILVGEIRDFETAEIAIKAALTGHLVLSTLHTNGAPETISRLMNMGIEPFLVATAVHLICAQRLVRRICKECAAEVDMPPKALIEAGFSPEEAKTAKPKKGKGCSVCNNTGYKGRAGLYEVMEVDDEIRELILVGASATELKKKAIERGMLTLRRSGLIKVMQGVTTLEEVARETVH; translated from the coding sequence ATGTCGCAAAGGCTGGGCGACCTGCTCGTCAAAGAGAAGGTCATCACGGCGGAGCAACTGCAGCAGGCGCTCAAAGTCCAGAAGGACACCGGAGGCAGGCTAGGATCGGTTCTAGTCAAGCTGGGGTTCCTTTCGGATGAGGACGTCACCAATTTCCTTTCCCGCCAGTACGGTGTTCCCGCCATCAATCTGAACTACTTCGAGATTGATCCCGCGGTTGTCAAGCTGGTCCCTCAGGACACTGCCAAGCGCTACCAGATTCTTCCCCTCAGCCGCGTGGGGGCCTCGCTCACCATCGCCATGGTGGATCCGACCAATGTGTTTGCCATGGACGACATAAAGTTCATGACCGGTTTCAACATCGAACCGGTGGTGGCGTCGGAGAGCTCCATCATGGAGGGCATCGACAAGGCGTATGGGGCTCCGCCGGCACAGGAAGAAGACCTGGAAACGGTGATGGCTTCCATGAGCGACGTCGCCGAGAGCGATGTCGAACTGCAGGCGGAGGAGCAGGAAGTCGGCCTGTCGGAACTGGAGAAGGCAGCCGAAGAGGCGCCGATTGTAAAGCTGGTGAACCTCATCCTGACCGACGCGGTGAAACGGGGCGCCAGCGATATTCACATTGAGCCTTACGAGAAGGAATACCGGGTTCGCTTCCGTATTGATGGAATCCTGCAGACCATCATGAACCCGCCACTGAAGCTGAAAGACGCCATCACGTCGCGTATCAAGATCATGTCCAAGCTGGACATCAGCGAGAAGCGGTTGCCGCAGGATGGCCGCATCATGCTGAAGGTCAATCTGGGAGGCAGGAAGAAGCAGCTGGATTATCGCGTCAGCACATTACCGACGCTTTTTGGCGAGAAGATCGTGCTGCGCTTGCTGGACAAAGAGAATCTGCGCCTCGATATGACCAAGCTGGGGTTCGAGCCGGAGTCGCTGGGAAAATTCGAGACTGCCATCTTGAAGCCCTACGGCATGGTGCTGGTGACGGGCCCTACGGGCTCGGGGAAGACGAACACCCTGTACTCATCCATCTCGCGTCTGAACACGCCTGACACGAACATCATGACCGCGGAGGATCCGGTCGAATTCCAACTCGCGGGCGTAAACCAGGTACAGATGAAGGAGTCGATCGGGCTGAATTTTGCCGCCGCTCTGCGTTCCTTTCTGCGCCAGGATCCCAACATCATTCTGGTGGGCGAGATTCGTGACTTTGAAACCGCTGAGATTGCCATTAAAGCCGCGCTGACCGGACACCTGGTGTTATCTACTCTGCATACCAACGGCGCGCCGGAGACCATCAGCCGATTGATGAACATGGGCATCGAGCCCTTCCTGGTAGCTACGGCTGTGCATTTGATTTGCGCGCAGCGTCTGGTGCGACGAATCTGCAAGGAATGCGCTGCCGAGGTGGATATGCCGCCCAAAGCCTTGATCGAGGCAGGCTTCAGCCCCGAGGAGGCGAAGACCGCAAAACCCAAGAAGGGCAAGGGCTGCTCGGTGTGCAACAACACCGGCTACAAGGGACGCGCCGGTTTGTACGAGGTCATGGAAGTTGACGACGAGATCCGCGAATTGATTCTGGTGGGCGCGTCGGCAACGGAATTGAAGAAGAAAGCCATTGAACGCGGCATGCTGACATTGCGCCGCAGCGGGCTTATCAAGGTGATGCAAGGCGTCACTACGCTGGAAGAAGTAGCGCGGGAAACCGTTCACTGA